A stretch of DNA from Arachis hypogaea cultivar Tifrunner chromosome 19, arahy.Tifrunner.gnm2.J5K5, whole genome shotgun sequence:
ttgagcttatttatatggttacattatttaaccataaatattttattcctgtgtgtttccttctctatgattgtaatctatattttgttccaatttatatgtccattatttagtgcatttacatgcttgcatatgattgagaccattgtttgattttagctcacttatcctaaataagcctaccctttaaatcacccttgtcagccactttgagccttttaatccccatttcttctgtattttaccacatcactagccttaagcagaaaaacaattaaatatcccaattgaatctttggttagcttaagatagggattgtgcaacaattaagtgtggggaaactgtgggaacttgggttaataagggaatgtatcatgtttctaatttatttgaatattgggaatttgggaacctactcatgaaaaaccaaaatagaaaaataatggaaaatccatgtgcattgataagttatgtttatttttctacaaaaaaaaagagaaaaatccaaaaatattcaataaataagtaaataaataaggggacaaaattaccccaatactaagttaataaaaagatcaatgcacatgtgataaaagtaaaaaaatatcaaaaatttggtacatgagtatggaaatcatacaaaagtgggaattatgggtagttaggcatgaatttaacagtatatagagtatatgtatattaggtgagagcttaggttagtcaaagattcatattaaaGCTCACTCAGccatatacatatacccttacccttaccttagccacattacaaccttgaaaagacctcatgatgtttgcattggtatattaaatattgttgattggttaggtgaagaacaaattttagaaagcatgactagagaagagtagaatgattgaccctagacacttgagagttagagtgatatacactaccagtaagggttcagtgctcaattctatgttccctgctttcatgagctatcttcttacaagtttacttgtcttttattgtataatttgaattagtgaaatctgatttatgtttgtcttggagaacttatttatttttaaaccaagtagataaaaacattttgcatgtagttgcattcatatagataggttgcatttcatatgttttaccattcctcttcatctttatagcttctcttgagcttagcatgaggacatgctattgtttaagtgtggtgaggttgataaaccactattttatggtttatcttgtgctcaattgagtagattttatcaactctttacccacttattcatactatttgcatggttttacatttgccttcctaattatgttctttgattgaaaacaagcttctttggccttaagttccctatgtttaatcctctcttattaccattagatgccttgatatgtgtgttaagtgatttcagagattacagggcaggaatggctcagaggatgaaaaggaagcatgcaaaagtggaaggaatacaagaagttggagaaattactaagctgtccagcctgacctcttcgcactcaaatggctataactttagccaTGGAGgaccaaatgatgcggtttcagttgcgttggaaagctaacgttcagggcttcgatttgatatataatttgccatagctgcccaaCGTtaggcgacgcaaacgcgtgaatgacgtgcccacgtcgcatctgcgaacttcaatccacgccaccgcgtggacgacgcctccgcgtcaccttcccgcgacctgaacgtaacagagatcgctgggagcaatttctgggctgtttttgacccagttttcagcccagaacacacatattagaggctataaagtggggaaatgcatccattcataatcatgctttcatatacacaattttaggattagatgtagttttagagagagaggttctctcctctctcttaggattaggattaggattaggatttcatcttctgcAATCAcaggtttaatattttttttatttatttttctaatttaatttatgaattcccatgttaagatttgaatattttatataatataattgaggtatttcagatttatcacttcttctattgtttgaTGTTCTAAGTTGGATCCTAACTTGATTTTGGAGTTAATtgatatttggagacccttgagttgaattactcaagagttaaattgtaattgggtttattgttggctggctctctaaaCACTAAcactaatccaaacacaagggtgaggattggaacttgtgaatagcagtagacttccaacttacttgactttcctttactcaaTTCAGGATAACTAGGTagaaacaaccttcaattatcagtTGATCTtgagaaatccaacaaggatagaactttcgattaatcttctccgggtcaaggcttttaatttaattacataaattctcttatttatttttattgctttaatttataaatatacctgtgcccattgcccaaactccaaaacccccaatttacaacttttaaccaataataagaacacctccctgcaattccttgagaagacgacccgaggtttaaatactcggttatcaattttaaagggtttgttacttgtgacaaccaaaacgtttgtaagaaaggttgattgcttggtttagtaactatacttgcaacgagagtttactataacttctaaaccatcaatcctcaATTCTTCATGTAGCAGCACGTGTTCTTGAAAACCTGGGTGCTGATCCAGCTAATATTCGCACTCAGGCTAGTATTATGGCTTTGTTTACTTCCTTTCTACATATTTTCGATACATATGCATATTTTTATCTTAACTTCTTTTTCTTAATCTTATAATATCTATAGGTTGGATGCAGGTTATCCACATGGTTGGTGAGAGTGCTGACAGTGTTGGTGCTACTGTAGGCTCAGGTAGTAGCAGCAATAAGATGCCGACTTTGGAGGAGTATGGCACAAATTTGACCAAGTTAGCAGAGGAGGTAATTGGCTTTTCCTAGTCTTCTTCAATGGTGAGACTTTGACCAAGTTTGTACTTTGGGTCGTTCAAAAATCTCTTGTCATTCATGGACAAcaacaaaaagaaagcttcttcttcctcatcatcCTCTTCCACCACCAACTTTGATCATCTTTTTGGTCCCAAGGATCCGTCTACCATGTCATCTTCTTCCACAAGCATCTTTGGCTATATTTTCCCCCTTCCTTCTTCCACTGTATGCATGCCTCTTAACATTTATTGTTGATTCTCCTCTTGCATgttccttttttccttttttctttagtCAAATAATGTTAATATTAGCATATTTAAGACTTTTTCTCTCACATAACCTCCAGCTCTCTTAATAATTTTGGTCAATATTGTAATTATTCTACTATACACGGCATTTGACCAAGCAATcatgaatttttaaaatctttaattaCTTGAAGCATATTAATTTTGCACCTCTCTACAGGTTATATATATAGTATTCAATttctaattcaaaaaaaatcttatttaatAATCGTAttatatgtgaatatatataagtAACATATGACATGCACAAATTTAGGTTGGAGGGAGAGATTCAAGGAAGCAGGAGGTGGGATTCAAAAATTATGGAGCACCAGGTTcgttagtataaaatatatactagttGAATTTATTTGACTTAGGTACTACGATCCCACATTTGAATAGTACAAAcaataattgataatatatatgTTGTCTACATAGAGGGAACATATTTAATTTGCTTTATAATATAAGTTTGAATGTTTAGGCAGTTTGAGTAATATAATAGTGGTTGGTTTGTAGGTAATTACGGTAAAAGTGAAAGCAGTTGTGGCAACAAGAATGAGACAGTGGAGCCCAGCAGCTACTACAGTTCATCAATCTACTATAGTGGTCAAGAAAATTATTCCCCAAGAACAACAACATCATCAACCAGGACCACTGAATCCCACCATGCTGTGAGTGCCTTAATCCCCATCCTTTACTTTATTTTCTAGTGGTCCATGCATCACACTTCACACATattcttatattattttatttaattggcTACTATGGACCTGCACCTCACATTATAGCTTATCACCGTTACAAGTTTTTTAAGCCTCTCTGCCACCTGGCATATGGTAGTTAAGTTAATTTATCTACAGTTAACTAACCATTACTTGATACCTCTATATAATTGACTCAACTTATTCATTAATTGCACTTTGAGTTTCACTATATACATATATCTTAGATAAATCAAATTGGATCCTGTTGTCGGAAGGCAGCAACAAATTGAACGTGTAACTCAAATTTTAGGTCGTCGTACCAAAAATAACCCTTGCCTTATTGGAGAACTTGGTGTTGGGAAGACAGCTATTGCTGAAGGTCTTGCCCAACGTATTGCAAATGGGGATGTTCCTGAAACCATAGAGGGAAAGAAGGTAAGCAGGATTATTCTTTCTGTAGAATGTAAATGGTAATCTATTTTATAATTGATCATATGTTATACTCTCACTTGTGCTAGTTACCCATATATGCCTTTTCATTTCTACGCTATTGAGCAGCCCTCTGTTCTGCATGATTTAGGTTATAACCCTTGATATGGGACTGCTTGTAGCTGGAACTAAATATCGTGGAGAATTTGAAGAGAGGCTGAAGAAACTAATGGAAGAAATCAAACAGAGCGATGAGATAATACTATTTATTGATGAAGTCCACACTCTGATTGGAGTAGGAGCAGTTGAAGGGGCGATTGATGCTGCAAACATATTAAAACCAGCTCTTGCTAGAGGGGAATTGCAGGTAGTCATTTTCCTTAACAAGTTGAAAAAGGAGGCTACTTGGTTGTCTGACCTTGacaataatttgatattttagaTATTTCAGATGCAATTAGCATAGAAATTAAACTGTCATTTCATACAATAATAGTAATTTTGAGGTTGAAAATGGTGCTGGGGCATGCAGGTTAAAATCTTTAATGAAAtccttttaaataattttctgATTGGTGCAGGCATATGAATCTTTAATGAAAGCTTTCTCTGAAGTCTGAACATAACAAGGTAATATTTATACCAactgattttattttttcttttaaataaaaaagtgtttcctttttcttttcctaaTAATTTATCTCGTTCAGTTTGGCAATCTTCCATATGGATTCCAAGCAAATACCTGGCTTGTCCCTCCATCTGTTGCTGAGTCACCTTCAAACTTTCCTGCCCTTCCTACTGAGGACGAAAGATGGGGTGGTAATGGTGGTGGCCAAGGTAGAAATGGTGAATATGAGCTTAGACAATGGCCATTAAATT
This window harbors:
- the LOC112778595 gene encoding uncharacterized protein; amino-acid sequence: MDNNKKKASSSSSSSSTTNFDHLFGPKDPSTMSSSSTSIFGYIFPLPSSTVGGRDSRKQEVGFKNYGAPGNYGKSESSCGNKNETVEPSSYYSSSIYYSGQENYSPRTTTSSTRTTESHHAVVVPKITLALLENLVLGRQLLLKVLPNVLQMGMFLKP